From the Candoia aspera isolate rCanAsp1 chromosome 3, rCanAsp1.hap2, whole genome shotgun sequence genome, the window TGTTCCTCATCTCTGAGCTGTTTCTCATAAGATATTCTTTATTCTGGATAAATTAAGATACACAATGTAGGGAGAATCAAATTAAATCAGTTAATCTGAttacagattttatatatattgcAAATGCCACAATTTATCAGTCCAATGCAGAGAAATTATTGTGTTTTTTGATATTATACACTGTTCATAAGTAAGGAATGAAAATGCATTTAGTTGCATAACTAACATAGTAGATAAAACAAATGACTCCATTTACAATACTCTGTGTGACCAAATATGTACTGATATAGTAATGTATTCATAACTTTAGAGGACTGTAAAATAAACCTTTATGAAGATATTCTCTGAAACAAGTATCTCTACATTAGTTAATTTCTACAGTATGGTTAATTTTCCTAAGTACATTTTCTTAAGATTTGTTAAGAAAAGCACTAGCAAACCATATGACATCATCTTCCTTCCATGGAATTTAGAGCAAGGCATACACATTTCACAGTCCTACACCAATTCACATATTCAGTTAGATATGGAGACCATCCTCTCAGCTCAGAAGGAACACTGACAGCATCTTAAAGCTAGGGAAAAGGATAATTAAAAATAGTTACTTACCTTCCTAGATTCCAACAACTGATGTAGACCAACAATGACAAGTAGGCCAAGTCCAGCCAGGAACATATACATAAAGATTCTTATTTAGAAAGATGAGAAAGTTTAATAAGTTTTCAATTCTTTTATGGAAAAACTATTTATATCGCTAAACACTCTTAAAAGCTTATGTAAGGCAGCTGATATCCTAATACAACGACTTCCTAGCAATAATCCAAGGATTTGTTCCCAAATAATTGTTGGACTCCCCAGATTATTCTATCATAAATTAAAACATAACATCACTATCTAAGTAGCCAGATGCTAATCCCAATCAGTGTTCAATGATATAATATTCAAATAATGAAGGATGCACAGTACATTATGGTTTCTCAGTGCTCATGATAGCAAGCTGCTGCTTCTCTCCATGTCCCCAGGCtttggtgattaaaaaaaacaaggaaaatcttaACCTTTTCAAAACCTAGGTGACTACGCATGTTCTTTTATAATAGTATAAAAAGTCTGGTTATCACCATAAAAGCCAGTTAGTAGAATAATCAGTCTTACGTTTCACCATCTAATCCATCTTCTTTTTCAATAATTGTAACAGTTTGATTGAAGACAGCATCTTGAAAGAAATTTCCCTAAAATGaaacatattaacaataaaataaaacaaagctacCAGATTCAGGCCATCAGATGGCACTATTGTTACAGGAGgactccagaaaaaaaatgtattccttGCACTTGCTTCTAGCTCTTCAGCaacatgtgtaaaaaaaaaatggactgcATTTGTTAACTATTTGGGATTGCCAATCTTTTTGCAGAAACacttttaaagttgtttttttcagctgtCAACATTTTCAGTAAGTCAGAGAATTACATTGTGTCACTATAGAAGATTAGATTTTCAGATCATTTCTCTATTCTCCTTAAATAGTAAGGTGCGGTAGTTTTTTGGGGAAGGCAACAAGCTTATGCCATTAACTACATTAACCCTACTAGAGGTTTAGCACTCCTAATTTGGTGGGAGACTGAACCATTATGTAGCACTTTTCTATCAAATTCCAGTGATGTATTCTTTAGCCTGAAAAGAGAGCTGGATGCTGAATGGGGCCTATAGATTGTATTGTATTGCCTTATCATAATAATATCCCAGGTTCTGacattttaaaacagtatttctctTCAAGCTAGAGCAGctattaagaaattgttttggataAGATTAAGAAAACTTTCTACTGGGTTGCTGAGTTGAAGAAAATAACTAAAAAGTAATGAACAGAATATTCACTAAACTGTTGTACGCCGCGCAGTcgcttcttgtgagatgggcagccatataaatgtgatagctagctagctagacaGACTCAATAAAATATGACCCCATAGTGATCCAAACAAGATATAAAACATGGAAGTATATAGAGGTACTGACATGGATGGCTGAAGTTAACatgcaattttaaaatgcattgtcCTTCACAGCCATTATCTCTTTTAGAATGCATTGTTCTTCATAGCCAGTATCTTTATTGACCTAATCCAAATCAGGCTACAAGACAAGCCATAGCCTATAATGTATCATTCAAAAATGATCCTGATACATGATAGCAGCAGAAATCTTTATACATGATAGCAGACCTAGCCATACAGCTCCCCAAGGATTAAGAGAAACTAACTGGATGACCAATTTTTGCATTCATCTCAGGTAATATCACCATAAAAACACAGACAAATACTAAACAAATAGCTTCATCTTTAAAATAGCCAAATCCTATATTGTCACTcacattctgatctttgtaattCAAATTGATAACCAGTCCAAAGGGACGGCCACCCATTGGCTCTGCAGGAATGAAGGAATATTCAAATGTGGCCTGTCTCTGTGGTGGAACAACTGTGTTCAGAGGAAGAGCAGTGAAATTCTGAATAAAAAACTGATAGTCTTGTGGGTACCGGAATGAAGCATCTAGTGATTCTACAATGAAGTCTTCTGTACCCTTATTGGTAAAGCCTACTAAAAACTTCACAATGTTGTTTGCTGGAAaatctaggggggaaaaaaagaatgaaaatacttaCAAAGTGTTACATTTTTAAGCTGCAATTTTAGAAGACAAAATTGGTAAAATATGCTGGCCTGAGATAGAATACAAACTATGTTTACCTTCTCCTTTCACAAACAAGATTGTTGTATCAGCATTGGGCGATGCTTTAGGTTCTCCTGATAGGtcatcttcttctttctcttctgtctaatataaaataatgttttgaaaagCCTATGAGAAACAGTGAAGCAATGAATATCCAGATATTGTAAAGTTCTATTGTACTATATACAAAACACATTAACTCTCCCAAATCTAGGATTTTTAAAGATAGACAAAAATGATGTCAGGGtgtttcaaactgtgttctgtggaACTCAAGCTTTCcacaagaacttgatggggttttGTGAAACAccaagcccaccccaccccaaaaataaGTTTGCTCAAAAGCAGCCAATTTTCTACCACTACTGTTTTGCTTGTTGATCAGGGTTTCTGggaaattttgtttttaactaacaggttctatGGAAAAAGTTTGAAAGCCCTTGACTTAGATAATGAACTAGGTGCAGCTTAGGCTGATTTCCAAGGGGAAAAAGGATAGCATCTAAGCCTAGCTGGATCTAAGACATGTGTCTAATTCCCAACAAAGAACACAATTTTTTATGGAACAGAAATCCAGATTTTGCAATGTAACAGGTATAGACTGTAACTaaaccaaatatattttaacaaatTGATCAGATACTTCTAAACCAGATGACTAGAGTAAAACTGAAAATTTATTGCTGTTAGCTCAATAACTCTGAATATAACAACAtttaattgagtactttcttaaaaCTCAGTTGTATCCAACACTGAGTAGCCAGGGGTCTAGAAAATGTATTGATGACCTGAACCAAATGGGATCAGATTCACTATATTTTTAACTAAGAGTATGAGATATTAATGTTATATGAGCACTGCCTATCTCTGTATCAGCAATCACTGTATAGTAATTGAACTGAAATAGTTAAACTCATAAAGCATATTTAATGCTGTTTCATCAAATTAGAGCTTTTTATTTAGATTTACATTATAAAAGTTGGCATTATATACATAATTAAATTTGTCTCACTGTCCCTGCACCATACTTTTTAATAACTGGTGGCACAGTTATATGCTTCAGCTAACAAAACTCATTAGTATATCCTATTTCAGCTGGGGTCCACAAATATCACAAGTGTGACAATGTTAACACTTTTGGTAACATATCTGTTATACAAAGTGTTGATGGGAAACATCAGCATAGAATTTAAAAATCCTTGTAGCTGTACCAATTCTGTGGGTTCATCTTCTTCAACTTCAGcttcatcatcttcatcctcAATTATTGTATCTTCTATTGCTTCTTCATCTTCAGTAGCATCTTGAGCAGCCACAAGCAAGCTAGAACCTAGAGACAAGTGAATGAAAATTTGCCCATATTAGAAGAAAGCAttagaaaacaattcaaaagaagccacatatttgtgtttttatttatttagtagttGTTATTCTGCAAGATACCACACACATTCTTTTATTTAGAATACCATAGTTATAACGCAGTTTTAAATCACAGTACTCAAATAACTTTACAGTACAGTCCTTTGCAGgactgtaaaacaaaggaaagttgAATTAAGATCATAACCAGTGTCAtggtttgcttagtgactgcttcgctttaCAACCTAGTTAtgggtcccaattttggtcactaaacaaggaccatCTCTAGTTTATCTTGGGTAATACATTCATGTTGATAATTGCAATAGATCCTAACCAAGATAAGGTTCCTCTACCTCTTCAAGGTCTCTCCCAATCTCTTGccataatttaacataattatttagaTATATTTCCTGTTTCCTGTCAGGTGGAAATCAAGATATTTCCTTGAATGGTTTGACAACCAGATCCTTTTtgcaaaaaaattatttcttcctGCATTAAaaatcttgtaattatttttgttttctgaatacTGAATTTATATACAGAACAGTCTCCCTAATAATTAAATTGTTTTCATCAATGGTTTTATTGCCTTTTGTGGTTCTATGATAGTTAAAATTATATCCTCTGCATAGCATTTAAGTTTATATTCCTCTCTATATTCCAATTTTCAGACCTGTTATTTGTTTATCACCTCAGACTTTTTCTGTCAGTATTTCTAACACAATGATAAATAGTTAAGGAGAGAGTGGACATCCTTGCCTTCCTCCTTTACTGATTTGGAAATCTGCAGAGAGCACTACATTAGCCATAAACTTTGCTTTTTGCCATTGATATATACTTTTAACCTAAGCTTGAAATTCTTCTCTGGGATTCCTTTTATTCAGCACTGCCAGCATGAATTGCCActgcaaattgttttttttctgtgtccAAGAAAATTAGtgccactttttccttttttatgtgtTCTATTGTATTGAATATAAACCTTTCTTAGTTTCTTGAACATTTTAAGTGTATTTAGTTATTTGCCTATATTAATCATTAAATTCTTTGATAACCAACTTTTCAATATATTCACAGCAGTTTCATCAATGTTAGTCTTggaatgtaattatttttagaaAGCTGCCAATTCTATTATTTCCAATCTTGAATGTAACAATTTGGACCTTTTCTTTAATGCTGATattgtttgtatttcttttgtgttcaatttttttctgtttagcaaattttattttctattataaTTCTCCTGTTTCTAATAAATTTAATTGTGGTTAGTTGATTGCAGTTCTTTCATCAGTTGTTTCTTTGGACTGGTTTTATGCTTTTGTTCCAGTTCTCTTAACATCTGATTGTTCTTTTTGTTTACTgtattctcttttctgtttttgtggCTGGTTTAATTAAAATACCCCTTATATATGCTTTGCTTGTTACCCAGACAGTAGTATGAGAGATTTCTGGTGTCCTATTTGCACTGAAGAAGAATTTTAATTCCTCTTTACTTTTTTGTAAAACAATGTCATGGAGTAACAGCCTATCATTCATTTTCCATCTGAAGGGTAGTTTTCCACCATGGCTCCATGTTATTAAAATTGGATTGTGATCTGTGTGTGTCATTGGGAGAATCTGTACTTCTTTGAAAGGTGGTGTTAAAATTTTAGAAGCCCAGCAAATGTTTATTCTAGAGTAGGACTGACAGCTTGCCAAAAAGAAAGTGTAGTCTCTTTGTTGGATTTTGCTTCCTTTCAAGATACTGCATTCCacctttgttttttccttcttttttaagctATACAGcataatgtttattaaaataaatgttaagctttttattttattttctatttttttctaacgTTTTACATTCTGTGGCCACTAAACATATTCAGCTTCCAAAGGGATATGGAGAAAGGATTCTAATATATTCTGGTTTTTGATACATATTTTTTCTAAAACTTGCCCAACTGATAACTTGTGCATGGATCCCACCTTTTGGCCAAACTTTTTAATGTTACTTTAGTTGCTGAGATATTTTGTTTTAAGTATTTTACATTGTAAATAGTTTCTGAGACAGTTTTGCCATCTGCCTCATCACTGCCAACTTCTAAGAAACCTCTGAATTACTTTACCTGAGGCTACAGTAGGAACCTCTTTTTATCGTTCTGGAGGAGTGTTTAAAATCTGTGGTCttaacattaattttattaatacttATTCCTTTTATTATACATAAACTGTCTTAGTGGGAAGGGGGGTTGCCCTTAAAAGcagctgaaaatattttaaataaactacAACTAAATACATTTACTTGGAAGCATTAATATAATTCTACTAAACAACCAGCTGAGTATTGATGTCACAAGTTACCCAATCAGAACACGCTGCAAAGCCTGGTGATGCAATGCACTCTCTAAAATGTTCTTTGCTGCTCTCCAAGCTTCCtaccctatttttttttcaattacaagAATGTGAAgaagctagcatgctgcaaaattattttaaaattattactgctactactactattattagaGAATTTACATGGGCAACACATCTTACATGTCCAACTCTGGATGACAAACAACAATCCATGAAAACAACCTAATAAAACATCCATCAACAAACAAAAAGGAGAATTAAAAGTCATCATACAGTAATTAAGGCATCATATCCAAACCCACAACACAACCAAACCTACACAGGGCTCCTCTGACATCCccgccaggtcttcacagccttctggaaagccaggaGAGCTGGGGTCCTCCAGATCTCAgggaggaggctgttccaaagagcaggcacATCTCccaggtcccaccagatgacactgtttcatagaagggacctggagcacacctgCCCTGTCAGATCTGGAGGAACACACTGCAATGCtcagagataggcagtcccacaagtaatcTAGTCCTTTGTCAtccagggctttaaaggtgataatcagcctCTTGAACTCCACCTAGAAGCATACTGGGATGCAGTGCAGTTTGTGCAATATCCATGT encodes:
- the SSR1 gene encoding translocon-associated protein subunit alpha — its product is MRWPLPQPLLLVLLAFPAALLLGGGRSGPGSSLLVAAQDATEDEEAIEDTIIEDEDDEAEVEEDEPTELTEEKEEDDLSGEPKASPNADTTILFVKGEDFPANNIVKFLVGFTNKGTEDFIVESLDASFRYPQDYQFFIQNFTALPLNTVVPPQRQATFEYSFIPAEPMGGRPFGLVINLNYKDQNGNFFQDAVFNQTVTIIEKEDGLDGETIFMYMFLAGLGLLVIVGLHQLLESRKRKRPAQKVEMGTSNQNDVDMSWIPQETLNQINKASPRQLPRKRPQKRSVGSDE